The nucleotide sequence CATTCATGAAGGCTTTTTGTGTTACTACATTACTTAGCTGTGAGAAGATTTCAAGTGTCTTTACCCAGCTCCCATCCCTGCTAAATTAGCCCTGCTTTCCAAAACCAGAGTGATGGGTGCCTGCATTTTGAGGGGCCATGGTGTCAACACAAGGTTAGTGACACGGAATGTAGCCCCTTGAGCAGTTAGTTGTTCTACCAGGCACACATTTGTGACATACCAATCTCTCTCCCTGTGGGTGACCTGGGCCTGGGGTTACTTCACAGATGCTTTTACACCTGTGTTATCCCTACACAGAAAATCATGCACGATGCCATCGGATTCAGGAGTATACTGACTGGCAagaactacacaatggaatggtaTGAGCTTTTCCAGCTTGGCAACTGCACATTTCCCCACCTTCGACCTGAAATGGATGCTCCATTCTGGTGTAACCAGGGAGCAGCCTGCTTTTTTGAAGGAATTGATGATAAACACTGGAAGGAAAATGGGACGTTAACTGTAGTCGCGACCATATCTGGTAAGTTTCAAAGACAGTGTTTGACGATTGCATCAATATGTAAATGGAAGATGTCATCCAGTCACTGAGATTTCAGTCATGTCGTGTCTCATGGTGACCTTTTGTGTTCTGCACTTCTGGTACCATTGCACTTTGTACCACACGGATCCTGATGCAGAGCCTTGCTAGGAGATGCATGGCTCATCTGCTCCGTCCATAATAGACACGGATGAAACAAAGGCTGTGTGTAGCTAAATGGAACCCAGACAGACAACAGACCCATAAAATGCCCTGTTAGGAAGGTATCTTAActatatctggaaaaaaaatggttgtaaattatttttacatgGTGAAATATTAAGAGTTTGTTTTCTCTGGGTCTGGTCCTGCTTCGTGCTCTACTTAGATGACATCACTTACCAGCATCCCAACCCCCTGAGAAAAATCGTTACAGTTTTCTCCATTgtgcagatggggaaactgaggttaaAGCTATCCAGGTGGTAAGTGGGACTCAGCCCCGATAGGAAAGCCCTGCCGGCCATTCTCTCGACAACTGTGGTGTGCTGCTTGCCAAGATATATATACTGGCCCATGGCCTCTTGTGGATAATTCAGAGCCTGCTGCTACCACTTGTGAACCTTACTTTATGCATGTCCACCGAAAGCACAGTGCTGAAATGAAAGCACCATTGGTGATGCTAATCATCCCACAAGCCCCAGGACTCGAGGAAATGATCAGGGTTTCTATTTGTTGGTTTTTACACAGCACTTTAAGGTGTGCTGACTCATAATTCAGTGGGGATGATAAGACCTCCCTTAGGCTTTTACAGGTAAGGAATTCATACAGGTGAGTTCAGCCCCGTGGCCTGTCACGTTCACATTCACAGAGCAGGACGGAACACGCCATGCCTATAGTTGAGGTCTTTTAATGCAAACACTGCTCTTCTAGTCTTTCCTCCTACTTTCTAATTCACAGGAGCCAAATATCCCAACCACGAAAGTCTGTCTCCTTCAGCAGTATCAGTAAACTGAGTGGCTTCTGTCCTACATCCCAAGCCAGTTCacaccctcctttctccttctcacaTAAGCTGATAATCATGAAACAGTGATCGCTCTCTTCTGTAAAATGCTTTCATTTGCTAGAATTTTAAGCTTCTAAATTCATTCTTCAACCTGCCTAGAATTAAGCCTGTCCCATGATTTTCTCTAGATGTTATGACATAGTGTTTGGAAGTTTAGCATTTCCAAGTTACTCCCACGACCCATGCCTCCAATTCTAAAGCAGACTTTAGCACACTGCAGTTTTATTCCCCCCAAAGTAGTAAAGGAATCCAGCGGGTTATTCACTCAACAGACAGTTGTTTATCTCATGAACTCAAGCTGGCACAACCCAAGAATGATTTGCTGGTGGTGAGATTTGGGGGCCTAGAGCTGTCGTGTCTACATATGACCAGATAAGGGTCACACCGTGCAGACGAGCAGCATTTGGAGGGAGTCTCCTGATCTGGTGAGGTGATGGTAGAAGACTTAGCCAACCAGCAGTCTGTGTAGTCTGTGAAGCCGCCACAAGCAGTGGCCAGTTTGGTAGACTGGTGAGAGGAGCCTGTGCGCTGGGTCTCCGCAGTATCCCAACCACTGCAGTACAGGGAGAGGGAGTGGCTGGTAGTCACAGGAGGGAGAGGCTGCATGTAGCTGACCCAGGACTGCTGCTCCTCAGCAGCCATGCTTAGTAAGCATCCCATGCTTGTGGCCAGTTCATCCACTTGTCCTTTTCTCTTGTTCTTACAGTGTCCATCGTCTTTCCCCCTTCCTGGTCTTGCTTCCCTTTTCACCTTTACTTGCTGAATAGAGAAAAACAGCTGCTGCGTATGTGTACTGATACTCTTGACCAATTTGACCATAGCTTAGATAATTATAGAATTTTAGGAGTCCTCTTTATATCCTCATTATATCGTGTATTTGCAGTTTAGAGGCCTCAAAGAATGGAAGAAAGTGTAGCTAAGCTTGCATTCAGTAGGAATACAAGCTTATGGGTTTTGAAGTTTTAAAGTATTTCTTATCCATCCACCTTGGTCTTAATTGGGTCAGAACATCTTACAAACttatttctgttgcttttcttttctttttttttttttttttttttttaactaggaaACACCTTTAACAAAATGGCACAGTGGGTGAAGCAGGACAATGAAACAGGGATTTATTACGAGACATGGACGGTCCAGGCCAGCCCAGGAAAAGGGGTGGAGACATGGTTTGAACCCTACGACTGCTCTAGTTTTGTCTTACGGACATACGACAAATTGGCTGAACTTGGAACAGAATTCAAGAAGATAGAAACAAACTATACAAGAATATTTCTTTACAGTGGAGAACCTACTTACTTGGGAAATGAAACATCTATTTTTGGACCAGAAGGAAACAAGACTCTTGCTTTGGTCATAAAAAAATTTTATGACCCCTTTAAACCATCTTTGTCAACTAAAGAATTTCTGTTGAGTCTCTTGAAAATTTTTGATTCAGTGATTATACACAGAGAGTTCTACTTGTTTTATAACTTTGAATATTGGTTCCTACCTCTGAAGCCCCCCTTTGTCAAAATAACATACGAGGAAATCCCTTTACCTGCGAGACATACAACACTGACTGACCTGTAAAGGACACTCGTTCCTCTCCAGCCACCACACCGTGCTCTTCCAGGGcatttctgtgtttgtgtcttcATTCACCTTTCCCTCTGTGGCCAGGAAGGGGAAGTGCTCCTTGTTGGAAATGCAGCATACTGACCTTTCAAGACTCTTGGAAAGAAGCAGAAACCGTAAATGAACTGGCCAAAGTGAATGTGTTGTGGTCTTGATTTTCCTGAGAATTACTTGATCTCGGCTACGGAGATTCTTTGATCCCGGTGTTGTCATTTTTCTAGGGCCACCTTTTCTGTTACAGTACCACTGTTTCTTAGTTTAAGGGCTTTTTAGTCATCGAAATAATAGCTGTTTTTATAGTTATTACAACTTCTGGGGTCCAGGTCTGACTATTTTCTATTCATATGACCTTAAAGTCTTGTTTGGGCTGCTTCTGGACATGGTAAATACAGTAGAATTTCTGGCCACCATTTTAGAATTGGCTAGCAACGAACTGGCCATTCTCATAGAAGCTTATCTCTAAAATGATTTGTGTTCTTATCTCTAAAATGATCATCTTCCACGAATGAGAAGATTGGTGGCACACTGAATGTATCTATGGTCTCAGGACTATTGGGATCAAAAGAACACTGTAAACAGTCACCCTTGAATTTGCCTAGATTCCATTCCTGGGTCCTGTGGTCACGGAGACTGTGAGCTGATAGGACACTCTGCTCCAGCAGTTGCTCAGTACAGGCCACTGAGGATTCTGGCTGCAGACATAGCTCCGTGAGGTGTACGTCTGACTTCTTGTGTGTGCCCTCCGGTTGTTTGCCCACCATCAAAGCTAGCACAGTGAGAGAGGGTTCACTTTCCTGGAAAAGATAGGACTTTGTCAAGGACCTTCAGTTCACTATGTTGCTGCTGTCAGTAGCATTAGACAGGCTCCCAAGGTCCTGTATTTTGATCAATTGaacttatttttgtttggttttgtgttgtgtttttccCCCCATTCAACACTAGCACAATAATGCAAAGAACAATCTGCTTGATACAGCAATGTGCCAGTTACTCATTTCCACCCAGCAGCTGAGTGCCTCTTGAGAGGTTATTACACTATTGTTGAGCTGTCACAAAAAGCCTCATCTTACATGTCCACTGGCCCAGATGTGTAAGTCAGGGCTTATTAGCAAGGCTAAGTGACCTGGAATTGCATTTCAGTCAGATCATGCTGAATGAACGGATGCACTGGATGCTTCTCAGCACTGTTCAGATCGTGGCCTTTAGACCAGTATCTATGCACCAAATGTTAGCAGTCTGTGTTGTTCCTgtctaataaaaagacaaaaaccaggGCTTGGACTTTGTATCTTTGATCTTATTCCTCTAGGAATTTACTTTCTATTGTTTAAAAGTGTAAACCGCACAAAGCCAAAGGGGCCCCAGATGACTGGACAGTCTGCACTGTTCTGCCCACCCTGAAGAGGTAGACTTGTCCTCCTGCACGGAGGGAGCCGTCCTCCACTGCCTCTCGTCTGTCCACTCAGAGTATGAGCACCTGTGCCAACCCACCAATATAGCCTCCTTGACCTGACGGTCTTCAGAGAGTGGTGTCCCAAAGACTTGACATTACCACTGTCTAGTGGCTGAGCTCAGGCAACACTAGTCTACACCACTCTGAGTAACTAAAGTTAGGATTCCCAGCTGCCCTGAGGTGATAGGCAAAGATTCGTGTACCAAGTATGTCATTTTAAGTCACTTTGGTTTGTAGCAAAGGCGGCTGGGGTGGGGCGTGAACATGGAACTTGACTTCTAAAACAATATTCGACTGTGTAAAAAAAGCATTCTGGGTCTTTGTGGAGAATACTAGTAAATGAAGAAAGCTTGTGAAAGCACTAGTCAGGTGCTGATGGCAAAGAGGCCTAAGTCACACGATTTCCCAAGAGTATCAAGCTGTGAAAGGGTTTGTAAGATCAAAGACAACTTTGAGGTAGAGATGATTCAGAACACCTTTCAAATAGTAGTTTGGAAATCAAAATGGAGTGTCTCTTGACTTTAAAGAAGGCTTTCTGTACTGCTTCAAGTGTGCTCCAGGTGCCTGAAGGTCACAGAAAATTTCTATCTAGTCCGTGGTCTCCAGATTCTTGTATGTAAATCCAGAGAATGCATTTCATAGGTATGGATGGGTTTAGAAAGTAATTTTATTATAGATTCATAGGTGGGAGCTTAGAAAGCAGAGTTCCCATGTAGCAGAGTAGATTCTGGGAAATGGGAAACATGGAGTGCTAATCTAGgggacgtgtgtgtgtggggggggttattGGATTTAAAGCAGAAACTGGAGCATGGGGAGTGGGTGAGCCAGACAGCTGGCTCAACCTTGAGATGGTCCAGGGCTGCTCTATGGACTCCAGACAGGCATGCTCATAGGGAGAGAGATGGGCCTTCCTTCTGCCATCTTTGGCTTTGACAAGGATGGAACTGTGCAGAGTGCCAAGTACAGGCCCAGATTTTAAACCAAGAAAAACCTTTACTTCTGGGGACCCTGCCCTAAGCTGCCTGGCCAGTTTCTATCTCTTGCTCTTGTCAAAAACAGAGAGGtacaggggactggagagatggctcagtgattaagagcaatggctgctcttccagaggtcctgagttcaattgccagcagccacatagtggctcacaaccatctatgagatctgattacttctggtgtgcatgaaaacagagcactgatacatataaaataaatacatgatatatataaaataaatacgtATTTTAAAAAACCAGGCATCTACAAATTTTGTCATCTATGTGTTAATTCTATGTCAGTTCAAATTATAAATGTGTAGTATTTAAGAGAACCTTTTTGTTAAAGACTGAATATTAGGGCTTCAGAATAAACGTATCATCACCCATTAATCTGGCTCATTATCAGGTAAGTATCTACTGTTGCAGATAGAACAGCTAAAGGGTGAAAAACTACCATCAATACTCAGAACCTCTAATCAATAATAGCTCCTtagaaaaatcagaaagaaattcaaaactCTAGTATGTGTCAGAGTGCTGCGAGTTAACGATTTAGCTATCAGCCCTAAACACACATCAATCATCACTTCCTTCAAGGGTGGGTAAACATTAGGGAAGAGGCTTACGAGCTAGAGGGTGGCAAGGGGCGCTAGGAAATGCTGCCATCTGGGCAGGACATGGCTACTCACAGCATCTGCCTTTATCTGCAGATGGATGGTGATGGGGCTTGGAGGGCCCCACCCCTAATAAACTGACAGTTTGTTTGCTGGGGGAAGAAGGCTCATTTTTCTCCAGTGGTATTGCCACAACCAGATGGCTCATGTAAGCATCTCTAGTTAAACTCAGTGGAtcccaagaaagaagaaaaagacgtGAAAAAAGAGAGGGTTTGGTAAACTGACAGTTTGTTTGCTGGGGGGAAGAAGGCTCATTTTTCTCCAGTGGTATTGCCACAACTAGATGGCTCATGTAAGCATCTCTAGTTAAACTCAGTGGAtcccaagaaagaagaaaaagatgtgaAAAAAGAGGGGGTTTGGCAAGAGTGGCAGAGTAACGGAGAGTGAAAATGACCAAAATGTATTACGTACACAGAAGAAATTGTTCAAGAATACATTCTTCAGTTTCTCTAAGGTGTAAACGTGTTTGGTGGTGCTGAGAGTTGAGCCTGGACTCTCATACATGGAAGGTAAGCATTTTATCACTGAGCTATTATCTCCCTCCAACATTCCTTTAACTTTGTGAAATAAGGTCTCAGTTGCTAGGCTGGCCTGTCACAGCTCAAGCCTGCCTTGAACTTGCAACCCTCCTGGCTTAGCCTTCTAAATAGCTTTCTAGTCTGTTGTACCACACCTGGCCAACAGACACACTTCTACTCACCTTTTAATGTCCAGGTAGCTTCATGGTCTTCCAAGAGTTTCTTCCTTGTTCAAACTATTTAGGTACTGACACTTTGGGGAGCTGATTATTAGTTCTAAGAATAAGCTTTTACTCTCTGAgaaaatgttttgtctttttcttttcttcttttttttttcccctagacagggtttctccatttagccttggctatcctggactggctttgttgaccagactggccttgaactcaaaacaaTTTGCTGCCTCTGCCTATTAAAGGCATGCCAGATTGGTCTAAAACTCAAATTCCGGAACAGTCaggactattacacagagaaaccctgtcttgaaacaacccccaccccattaaaaacaaaacaaaataaaaactggccTCAAATATAAACAAGTTTTGCACAAACAAAATGCAGTAACTTATTTACTGTTTAGcaagacttatttttaaaagatagccTAGATTACCAGAGCAAATTGGATCTGTTTCCTGAAATCTAATTAAGATAAATAATTTCTATCATCTAAAAACTATTCTGACAGACTTGTATTATGGTTGGTTAGACAAGGCTAAAGAAAATCCTAagaatagttttttaaaaagccatttatTTTTACGTTTTCATTACATGTGGGTATCTGTATATGCAAATGAATGCAGTAACCtacggaggccagaggcatcagatcgcCTGGAACCAGAGTCACAAATAATTCTGGCATGATGTGAGTGCTGAAAACTGCCAAGAGTATTCACCAgcttttaaccacagagccatctcttggACTCCGAGAGTCACATTTCTAAGTAGAGCTTTTATTCAGAATACATAAGGAACCTATTCCTTATTTTTAATCATAAAAGAGTTTACATTTCATGGCAAATTTCATAGGTATCAGAGCATCAGGACAGAGTCACTGTGCCTAATTTTGTATCCTCAAATAAGCCAGTCTACCGTGTTTTAAACACTATCAAATAATAGATCTGAAGCTAATGTCATAGCTTTGTATGTTTGGTTAGTTCTCTTAAGTTATAAAAATACAACAGCATTAGTAACTATCTTTATTCTCAAATTGATAAAACCATTTAACATATATTTTACAGTATAAACAAATTAAGTGCTATGCGTTTTGCTTATAAAGTGACTTAAAGTATTCAAGCATGTAATTCAATTTATTACAAAAAGTAAGTTTTCAAATAAAGCTTTGGTTATTAAAACTGCTTATATACCATCAAATCCATTTTTCAAAGttgttcaaaaaataaaaaaaaaacaaccacaactaGCACAAGTATTTCCTGTACAGTCAAAGATTACTATTTAGTAAGAGGGAAATAGTTGCCTTTAATGTTGAACTTCTGGGTCAGTCTTTTCCTTATCATCCATATGTGGCTGAAAGAATACCATCACTTTTGAAAAGCATAAATCGTGTAGACAGCCACATTTGTTCTAGTCTCAGAAAGCTCATCTACTCTTAAGACTTAGCTTCTGTAACTATCAGTGTACTTTCTACAAGTCATACTGCTGAAGAGAACAACAGGTCAGACACTGAAGTATTCTGAGGCTGGGGCAAGTCACTTCTACTCTCTCTCAGGAGAGATGTCTATTAGCACTTGTGCCCAGAATCCAAGCTCATACAGTatctaaaaccaaacaaaaaccagcaaCCCAAAACTATATAACCAAAACTTAGTATTTTTTACACTCTACAAAGTTTAAGATTTACCTTTATTCATATGAAAGTAATATGAAAAgctacataaataatataaaataccagTTTCAACCAAATTATCACAAAACTGCAGATATTTTTGTTAAAATGTTCCAGTTCAGGAAGTAGTATTTACTCAATTATGAacttatatatctatatcttCTTTTAAATTTAGTGTTTCTCAACTGTACAGATactccttttgatttttttttaagttgtatttgTCATAGCTATGTAATTCCAAACTTAAAAGCATGAGCCATCACTAAAGTTCACTGGAGACTAATATTCTTTCATGAAACTTCATAAACAACTTATATAAAGTTctacttttaattatttcaatttagtttttaagtaaatttttcatttattactgtGTAATAGTTCAAAACTAgtttaaataaagattaaaaaaaagagattaaaGCATTCCTTTACAATGCCTTAGGCGCCACAACAGTGAATAATATAACAGAAAAGAACTTACATGGTTTAGCATATTACACAGGAAACCTAAAGTGTATACAGAGCTACCACCTCTCTTCTATTCCACTGATTTCTTTAGCTTTGATCCTGGCTCTGTGTGCCATCCTTAATAACCACTGTAACATTTATCAGTGTTTTAAGTCCTCTgatatttatatctttatttttaaaacagcttCATAACATTTGAAAACATTTAACCAGCCTCTTATGAGCTATATCATACATTTCTCTCGCAAAATGCTCACTTTCCTGAGCTATATTACACACCTTATAACAGGTGTATTTATAACTGAAGACCCTAAAATGTcaagtttacatttaaaaaaaaaatgcatagagAACATTTCAGAAAACCTATTAGTACACTTCTTAGATATTAGAATATACAGGTTGTTTCCTTCAGACTATAAATTGTCTCATTTTCATAACTGGATATTACTTTCAAATAtgaaaccacattttcttttaatttttaaacagttATTACTATTAGGCTACAAAAAGAAGTTACCTAACCCAAACTGTAGGTCTTCTGACAAATTTCATTCATTATATAAGCTCACCGAAGATAGCAAATTTCTGTGCCACAAAATAGTAGAATTACATCAGATCTAGAGCAAATAAACTTTTATTATAATACATTCTCTTAAAATTAAGGTGCTATTTATTCATCATGCCCTATATCATGCAACTGTTACCAAGTAGGCATCATGTCTGGAAACCATACCCTGCCAAGGTGCTTAGACACTTCCCAATGAATCTGTTCCAAACTATACTTTTGGTCAGGAATTAACACTTCTTCCATAATGGATAACTGAGACAGGCGGCCTCCGCACATCTTCACAAACTCAACAAAGGCACTACATGAGACTTCACATTCCCCCAGCCCAATTGCTGACAAATTTTTGCAACGTTCTGCAATGCGAATTAACTCTTCATCCAGGGGCCGTAAACCATTTGCACACACTACCAGTTCTACTAGTCTTGGACAGGTCATGCCCACACGGCCAAGCACATCTTTGCTTACTGATCTCCCAAAGTAAAGATGAGTGGCAGGTATTTCATAACGAAAGAATGGGTCAAATTCCTCTTcgtataaaaaaaaatacatcacgAGGTTGACTTTGGGTGAGTGTTTGATGAAGGCATCCCAGCTGCTTTTCTGAATAGTGTGGAAGTGTGTCTGTCCAGGGTTCTCACTGACAACATCAATGCGCAAATGTTCTAAGCGAACGTGCTTTTCAGAAGACAGTGCAAGCAACAACTCATCACTTAGCAAATGGTAGTTCAGGGCCAGTTCTCGTAAACCATGACACTGATCAGCCACACACAGAATaccttggaaggaaaaaaaaagcccaattaTTTGTAAATTTTTATACAATTTATCTGTTCAAATGTTTAATCAAGTGCATATCCTAGAAAATAGCTTCTCCTTTTACCTATtgacacaatttttaaaatttagttgtgATGTATTAGAAGCTATACTTACTTATATTATCATATGAAACCACACCCTTGTTGTTCATTTATAACTCAAAAAAATCgcaattatcattttaaaaaatatgctatATCTAAGTAAGATTTATCCTAGAAATGTACGCTCTCATTTTCTGTTTGTGCTCACCCAgaacctcactatgtagcctagctATGTACGGTTGGATTCAAACTCACAGTCCTTTGGAGTTCCAACTGccatattataaaaaatattattacacTAAACTTAACAGTTTAAGAAAAATTCCATTTTCAACTGAAACAGAATAAGGAATAGCTTCTGAAATTAAAAATGTCATCTTaatataaatgaaacaaaatatttacaGAGTAAGAAAAGTTCCATCAAATGGTTTAACTACAATAGTATGCAATTCGTATGTCAAGCTTCTAGGAAATAGGAAACTATCAGTCTTATCTGTCCAGGAAACAGGAAACTTATCAGTCTCATCTAAGTCTAAGGTAGCTATATTATGAAAGCATCTTAAACAGCTCCCAAACTATTCTTCTAGTAACAGATGACTTTACCAAAGATCAGTATTTGATCTCCAAAGTGGCTTTATAGGAGAATTCTGGTCC is from Meriones unguiculatus strain TT.TT164.6M chromosome 9, Bangor_MerUng_6.1, whole genome shotgun sequence and encodes:
- the Cln5 gene encoding ceroid-lipofuscinosis neuronal protein 5 isoform X2: MFVRGVLKAAGQVWFRQLVLCVVVLGKLLSIFVPTCLNRKQRFSFRPKPDPYCQARYTFCPAGSPFPVMKDSDVIEVLRLQAPVWEFKYGDLLGHFKIMHDAIGFRSILTGKNYTMEWYELFQLGNCTFPHLRPEMDAPFWCNQGAACFFEGIDDKHWKENGTLTVVATISGNTFNKMAQWVKQDNETGIYYETWTVQASPGKGVETWFEPYDCSSFVLRTYDKLAELGTEFKKIETNYTRIFLYSGEPTYLGNETSIFGPEGNKTLALVIKKFYDPFKPSLSTKEFLLSLLKIFDSVIIHREFYLFYNFEYWFLPLKPPFVKITYEEIPLPARHTTLTDL
- the Cln5 gene encoding ceroid-lipofuscinosis neuronal protein 5 isoform X1, with translation MEQRRSGRAGTVVASRAPRSRARGGARDRPTPGRRSLRDLSERRMARAGRQRAPRCWPLALLGLAATLGACPTAGRRWPVPYKRFSFRPKPDPYCQARYTFCPAGSPFPVMKDSDVIEVLRLQAPVWEFKYGDLLGHFKIMHDAIGFRSILTGKNYTMEWYELFQLGNCTFPHLRPEMDAPFWCNQGAACFFEGIDDKHWKENGTLTVVATISGNTFNKMAQWVKQDNETGIYYETWTVQASPGKGVETWFEPYDCSSFVLRTYDKLAELGTEFKKIETNYTRIFLYSGEPTYLGNETSIFGPEGNKTLALVIKKFYDPFKPSLSTKEFLLSLLKIFDSVIIHREFYLFYNFEYWFLPLKPPFVKITYEEIPLPARHTTLTDL
- the Fbxl3 gene encoding F-box/LRR-repeat protein 3, coding for MKRGGRDSDRDSPEEGTAEEPKKLRTTHECSQPCDWGNLLQDIVLQVFKYLPLLDRAHASQVCRNWNQVFHMPDLWRCFEFELNQPATSYLKATHPELIKQIIKRHSNHLQYVSFKVDSSKESAEAACDILSQLVNCSLKTLGLISTARPSFMDLPKSHFISALTVVFVNSKSLSSLKIDDTPVDDPSLKVLVANNSDTLKLLKMSSCPHVSPAGILCVADQCHGLRELALNYHLLSDELLLALSSEKHVRLEHLRIDVVSENPGQTHFHTIQKSSWDAFIKHSPKVNLVMYFFLYEEEFDPFFRYEIPATHLYFGRSVSKDVLGRVGMTCPRLVELVVCANGLRPLDEELIRIAERCKNLSAIGLGECEVSCSAFVEFVKMCGGRLSQLSIMEEVLIPDQKYSLEQIHWEVSKHLGRVWFPDMMPTW